From the Gemmatimonadota bacterium genome, one window contains:
- a CDS encoding phosphoenolpyruvate hydrolase family protein codes for MAIPYDECLRRLRAQVSEGKPIIGTGAGTGLSAKCAEAGGADIIIIYNSGRYRMGGRGSLSGMMPYGDANQVVVEMGQEVLTIVEDTPVLAGVCGTDPFRIMSVFVRQLKDQGFSGVQNFPTVGLIDGLFRQNLEETNMGYDLEVEMIAEAHQAGLLTCPYVFDEEEAVKMAEAGADVLVPHMGLTTSGTIGAQTAMTLAEAATKVQAIRDAAVGVREDILVLCHGGPIAEPDDAEYVLNNTKGVVGFFGASSIERLPAERALTEQVRHFKGLAI; via the coding sequence ATGGCCATCCCCTATGACGAATGCCTGCGGCGGTTGCGGGCGCAGGTATCCGAAGGCAAACCGATCATCGGCACGGGCGCGGGCACGGGGCTTTCCGCCAAGTGCGCGGAGGCCGGAGGCGCCGACATCATCATCATCTACAACTCCGGTCGCTATCGCATGGGCGGGCGCGGTTCCCTCTCCGGCATGATGCCCTACGGTGACGCCAACCAGGTGGTGGTGGAGATGGGCCAGGAGGTCCTGACCATCGTGGAGGACACGCCCGTGCTGGCGGGGGTCTGCGGCACGGATCCCTTCCGCATCATGAGCGTCTTCGTCCGACAACTCAAGGACCAGGGCTTCTCGGGCGTGCAGAATTTCCCCACGGTCGGCCTGATCGACGGTCTTTTCAGACAAAACCTGGAAGAGACGAACATGGGCTACGACCTGGAAGTCGAGATGATCGCCGAAGCGCACCAGGCCGGACTCCTCACCTGTCCCTACGTCTTCGACGAGGAGGAGGCGGTGAAGATGGCTGAAGCCGGCGCGGACGTACTCGTGCCCCACATGGGCCTGACCACCAGCGGCACGATCGGCGCGCAGACGGCCATGACGTTAGCGGAGGCAGCGACGAAGGTCCAAGCCATCCGCGACGCGGCCGTCGGCGTGAGGGAGGATATCCTCGTATTGTGCCACGGCGGGCCGATCGCCGAGCCCGATGACGCCGAATACGTGCTGAATAACACGAAGGGGGTTGTCGGCTTCTTCGGGGCGTCAAGCATCGAGAGGCTTCCCGCGGAACGGGCGCTGACGGAGCAGGTCCGTCACTTCAAGGGACTGGCCATTTAA
- a CDS encoding cupin domain-containing protein: MPEPGLRFVEPDDVETMMFDWGNIKWFSEPRVTETERFSMGLVVLEPGKGHERHNHPGVEEILYYISGEGEQMVEEDGQEIRRKVGPGMMCHIPADMYHETINTGWEPMRIIAIYCPPGPEAFLRTLPGCRIAPPGELPVRD; encoded by the coding sequence ATGCCAGAACCGGGCCTTCGATTCGTAGAGCCGGATGACGTGGAAACCATGATGTTCGACTGGGGCAATATCAAGTGGTTCAGCGAGCCCCGGGTGACCGAGACCGAACGCTTCAGCATGGGGCTGGTCGTGCTCGAGCCGGGCAAGGGCCACGAGCGGCACAACCACCCCGGCGTGGAGGAGATCCTCTACTACATCTCCGGTGAAGGCGAACAGATGGTGGAGGAAGACGGGCAGGAAATACGACGGAAGGTCGGACCCGGCATGATGTGCCACATACCCGCCGACATGTACCACGAAACGATCAACACGGGATGGGAACCCATGCGCATCATCGCCATCTACTGTCCGCCCGGTCCCGAAGCCTTTCTCCGCACCCTGCCTGGTTGCCGCATCGCACCGCCGGGCGAACTGCCCGTGCGGGATTGA